TCGACATCACGATCGCCAATCCCTACTACAACCCCCACGTCGGTCGGCCGTTCAACGAACCCATTGTGGGCGGCTACCCCGAGCCCGAGCACCCGCTGGCAGGCGTCGCGCGACTCGTCGATGTCACGAGTCAGATGCAGAAGGCCTATCCCGACGTCGCGATGGTAGGCACCGGCTACAGTTGGCTGCGTACGCTGATGGCCAACGTCGGCGCCGCCAACAAGGCCGCCGGACGGGTCACCATCGTCGGCGGCGGACGCATGGCCTTCGCCTATCCCGATTTCGCCCGCGATATCGTCCGCAAGGGCAGGATGGACCCCGAGAAGGTCTGCATCGGGTGCAGCGCGTGCACGCAGATCATGCGGGACGGCGGCCGGACCGGCTGCGTCGTGCGGGACCATGCGGTCTACGGGCCGATCTTCCGGCACGGCCGCATGAGCGACAAGGACAATCTGCTTCGCCTGGCAGCCGATTGCCGCAAGTGCCAGGAGCCGACGTGCCAGCTCGCCTGCCCGGCGGGCATCGAGATTCCACGATTCATCGACCTGTTCCTCGACGGCAAGGAGCGCGAGGCCTACGAGGTCATCCGCCAGGCGAACGTCTTTCCGGAAGTCTGCGCGTGGCTTTGTCCGGTCGAGCAGCAATGCCAGGGCAACTGCCTTCAGCATTTCATCGGCGACGGCCCCCTGCCGATCGCCGATATCCAGCGGTATCTGTCCGAGCAGGCCAACAAGCACGGCTGGTCGAAGCTGCGCGTTCCGCAGGAAGCCAGCGGCAGGAAGGTCGCGATCATCGGCGCCGGTCCGGCGGGCCTGGCCTGCGCCGCCCGGCTGCTCGAAGCCGGCCACGCCGTGACGATCTTCGACAAGAGCACCGCCTTCGGCGGCATGGTCGAGTCCGTCATCCCCGCCGACCGACAAAGCCAGGCGTTGACGAACGAGTTAAAGGCGATCTTCGCCGACGTGCCCGCCGACCGCATGACGCTCGAACTGGGCAAGGAACTCGACGGCAACCACAATCTCGACGCGATCATGGCGCAGGGCTTCGACGCCGCCTTCATCGGCCTGGGCCTGCCCAACGCCACCAGCGTCACCGAGACGCAACTCGACGGCCTCTGGAACGCGATGGATTTCCTGTCCGAGGCCAAGCAGCCAGACGCGCTGGACCTGACCGGCCAGTCCGTCGGCGTCATCGGCGGCGGCAACACCGCGATGGACGTAGCCATGACCGCGAAACAGCTTGGAGCCAAGGACGTATACCTGATCTATCGCCGCTCGTTCAAGGAGATGCCCGCCTGGGGCGCCGAGCGACAGCGGGCGATCGACGAGGGCGTGCACTTCCTGATTCTGACGCAGCCCCTTGAGTACAACGGCGCCAACGGCAAGCTGACAGGCATCCGACTGTGCCCGACGCGCCTGGGCGACCCCGACGCCGGCGGGCGCCGCCGGCCCGAGTCCGTGACGTCGAGCGCGTACGATCTCGACATGGACCTCGTCGTCGAGGCCATCGGCCAGTCGGCTGCGGGCGACATCGAGCGGACCCTGCCCGGCGTGGAGATCGCCAACGGACTGATCCAAACGAATAAGGGAACGCTTGCGACCTCGCGCGCCGCCGTCTTCGCCGGCGGCGACCTCGTTCGCGGGCCGTCCACCGTGGTTGCGGCCGTCACCGACGGCATACAGGCCGCAAGACAAATCGACCGGTACCTGCAATCGCAAGGATAAGAGAAGGAATGTCTATCATGGCTGAACGACCTGTAGCCATCATCACCGGGGGCAGCCGAGGGATCGGACGGGGCATCGCGCTGGAGCTGGCCCGATTGGGTTACGATCTGATGATCGCCCACTTCGATTTCGACGAGCAAGGCAAGCCCGACGAGAACAACGCCGTGGAGGCCCGCAAAAAGGCCCAGACGCTCGGAGCCAGGTGCGAGGCGATGCGAATCGACGTCAGCAGCGCCGCCGACCGCACGAAGCTCGTCGAGGCCACGAAGAGCGCATTCGGCTGCTGCCATCTGCTGGCCAACAACGCCGGCGTCGCGCCGACGAAGCGCCTCGATTTGCTGGAAGCCACCGAAGAGAGCTTCGACCGCGTGATGAACATCAACCTCAAGGGCCCCTACTTTCTGACGCAGACGGTCGCCAACTGGATGATCGAGCAGAAGAAGAGCGATCCCGAAGGCAGCTACCGCATCGTCAACACCGGCTCGATCTCCGCCTACACCAGCAGCCCGGCGCGCGGCGAGTACTGCATCAGCAAGGCGGCCATCGGCATGATGACAATGCTCTATGCCGACCGGCTGGCCGAGTACGGCATCGGCGTCTTCGAGGTCCGTCCCGGCATCATCAAGACGGACATGACCAAGGTCGTCACCGCCAAGTACGACAAACTGATCGCCGAGGGCATCACGCCCATCAAGCGCTGGGGCTACCCCGAGGACATCGGCAAGGCGGTCGGCGCGATCGCCGACGGCCGCCTCGATTTCTGCACCGGCCAGGTCATCAACGTCGACGGCGGCTTCCACCTGCGAAGACTGTGAACCAAATAGATCCTATAGGTCCAATAGGACCTATTCACCGCCAGGAGGCAAAGAAGCCCATGACCCTGCAAGCCACCATCGCCACGCTGCTCAAAGACGGCTTCATCCTCGTCTTCAACCAGGACAAGCTCGACATCGTCAAGACCGCCGAGGCGCTCATCGCCGCCGGCATCTACAACATGGAAGTGACCTGCCGGATCAAAAAGCCTCTGGAGAAGCTCTCGCGGCTTCGCAAGGAGCTGCCCGACTTCGTCGCGGGCGCCGCCAGTCTGATCGACTGGCCCGGCATGCTCGATGTCTACAACGCCGCCCACGCCGACGATCCGCTGCCGACGCTGCAACAGGTGGTCGACGCCGGGGCCACCTATCTTGTCTCGGCGGTGAACTTCAGCGACGCCGGCTTCGCCCAATTCTCCGGCAAGGTGCCCATGATCCCGGGCTGCGGCACGGCCACCGAGATCGTCAGCCAGTACGCCAAGGGTGCGAACCTCTGCAAGGTCTTCCCCGCCAAGGAGCTTGGCGGTCCGGCCTATGTCAAGGCCGTCGATCCCGCCATCCACAAGACGATCAGCCTGGTCCCCACAGGCGGCACGAACGCCGGGAACATCCCCGACTACATCGGGGCCGGCGTCCTCGTGCTCGGCGGCTCGTTCAGCATGATCGAAAAGGCCACCCTCGCCAAGATCGTCGAGGAGCAGGACTACAAGCTGCTGGCCCAGGAATTGACGGTCGTCAAGGCGCTCATCGACCGACTCCGCAAGGAAAAGTATCCGGGCCTGGATTTCGGCGGCGCCTCGGTCGAACAGATCAGCCGGACCACCGGACGGGATTTCAACGTCCGCTGAGACCCCGAAGTCGGAGGTGCGTCATGTCACAAATGAGAGTTGCCACACTGCTCGCGCTGCTGATCGCAATGGTCGCATCGGCCGCCGAGGGCGCCGAGGGCGCCGAAACGACCCTGACGCTGAACGCCAAGGACACCGGCTATCGCGGCATCTGGTACATGAATCAGCCGCTCCAGAACGAATACCGCTACAAATACAGCGGCGGGCTCGGCACCTACTGCGCCAAGCATCGACCGTTCGCCGTCTACTGCAAGGAGGTTGAGAAGACGTTCTTCTGCTTCGGCGGCACGCCCGACGGCGAGAGGGCCAACAAGACGCTGCTGCACATGGTCTCCTACTACGACCATCGCACGGGCATGGTCCCCCGACCGACGATCCTACTGGACAAACGGACCACGGACGCCCACGACAATCCCGTCATCAGCGTGGACGACGAGGGCACCATCTGGATCTTCTCGACCTCGCACGGCACCGGGCGGCCTTCGTACATCCATTGCAGCGCCCGCCCGTACGATGTCAACGAATTCGTCCTGGTCCGTGCGACGAAGATCGAGCAAGACAAACAGGTCGCCATGACGAACTTCTCGTACATGCAGGCCTGGCACGTGCGCGACAGCGGCTTTGCCGCCTTCTTCACGCGGTACAACTATCCGGCCGCCCGCACCGCCTGCTTCATGACCAGCCCCGACGGCGTCCACTGGTCGGCGTGGCAGAGACTGGGCGCCATCGACCAGGGGCATTACCAGATCGGCATCGCCAACGAATCCAAGGCCGGCACCGCCCTGAACTACCATCCGAGGGGCAAGGGACTCAACTGGCGGACGAATCTCTATTACCTTGAAACCCTCGATCTCGGTCGATCGTGGCGGGCCGCCGATGGGACGGATGTCGCGGTCCCGCTGACCGAACCCCAGAACGCCGCACTCGTTTATGACTACGAGAAGGAAGGCTCGCTCGTCTACCTGAAGGACATTCGCTTCGACGGGTCGGGCCATCCCGTGATCCTCTTTCTCACCAGCAGAGGCTTTGAAGCCGGCCCCGAGAACGACCCGCGCACCTGGCACACGGCCCGCTGGACGGGACAGGCCTGGACGATCCGAACATGCTTCACCTCCGACAACAACTACGACATGGGCTCGCTCTATCTGGAAACCGACCGAGCCTGGCGTATCGTCGCGCCGACCGAGACCGGCCCGCAGCCCTACAACCCAGGGGGCGAAATCGTCATGTGGCACACCACCGATCAGGGCGCCACATGGCGGAAGATCAGGCAACTGACGAAGGACAGCCCGTTCAACCACACCTATGCCCGCGAGCCGGTCAATGTGCACGACGATTTCTACGCGCTCTGGGCCGATGGGCACGGCCGCCGGCCTTCGGAGTCGTCGATCTACTTCTGCGACCGGGCGGGCAACGTCTATCGACTGCCCCGCGTGATGGCCGCCGAATTCGTGAAGCCGGAGAAGATCAACTGACAGACAACCTCGCGCCCCGGATCGATGGGCATGGAAGGAGAATCAGCAATCGTGAAGACCAGGAAGATCGCCCGACAGACGATAGCCGTTCACAGCTACAATACGATTATCGTCGGCGCCGGCGCTGCGGGGATGAACTGCGCCGTTCATCTCTACGAGTTTCTGACGGGCAAAGGCGTCAAGGATGCACAGAAGCGGATCGCCGTCATCACCGGCGGCCTGAAGCTGGGCGCCTCGCGCATGAGCGGCTCCGACAAGCAGACGTACTACAAGCAAGGCACCAGTCCGGAGATCCCCGACTGCGCCGAGGAGTTCGCCAAGACCCTGCTGGCCGGCGGCTGCTGTCACGGCGATCTGGCCCTGGCCGAAGGGATCAGCTCGCTGCGCGAATTCTCGCACCTCGTCCAGGCCGGCGTGCCCTTCCCCACCGACGCGATGGGCACGTTCATCGGCTACAAGACCGACCACGACCCGGCCGAGCGGGCCACCAGCGCCGGTCCCAAGACCAGCAGGTTCATGAGCGAATGCCTCCAGAGGCAGGTCCAGGCCTGCGGCATCGAGATCTTCGACAAGCAGGAAGCGGCGCACCTGCTCACGGTCGGCCAGGGCAAGGCGAAGCGCATCGCCGGGCTCGTAACGTTGCAGAGATCCAACGTCACGGACTCGGACTGGGGGCTCAGCGTCTTTCTCGCCGAGAACGTCGTGCTGGCGGCCGGCGGCCCCGGCGCGCTGTACAAGACGAGCGTCTATCCGGAGGGCCAGATCGGCATCCACGGCCTGGCGTTCCAGGCGGGACTGGCAGCCGAGAACATCACCGAATCACAGTTCGGCCTGGCCAGCATCAAGTTCCGATGGAACGTCTCGGGCACGTACATGCAGGCGCTGCCGCGGCTGTTCAGCACCGACGCGAACGGCAAGGACGAACGCGAGTTCCTGGCCGATTTCTTCCCGACGATGAGCAAGATGGCCACCGACATCTTCCTGAAGGGCTATCAGTGGCCGTTCGATCCGCAGCGGATCGAGAACCACCAGTCGTCGTTGATCGACGTGCTGGTGTTCAACGAGACGCAGAAGGGCCGGCGGGTCTTCATGGATTTCCGCAAGAACCCGATCGGCAACGCGTCGATGAAGCCGTTCGACATCAAGGACCTCGAACCCGAGGCATACGACTATCTCGACAAGGCCGGCGCGTTTCAGGCGACGCCGATCAAGCGGCTGGCCCACATGAATCCGCTGGCAATCGACATCTACAAAGAGAACGGGATCGACCTGTACAAGGAGCCGCTGGAAATCGCCGTCTGCGCCCAACACAACAACGGCGGCTTCGCGATCAACAAGTGGTGGGAGTCGAGCATCGCGCGCACGTTCGTAATCGGCGAGATGGCGGGCAGTCACGGCGTCAAACGGCCCGGCGGCTCGGCATTGAACGCCGGACAGGCCGGCGGGCTCCGCGCCGCCGAGTACATCGCCAACGTCTACGGCGGCAACGTCCCCAACTACAGCAAACAGCAAAAGGAAATCAACGACCAAGTGACGAGTCTCGTCCGCAAGCTCAACACCTGGAAGGAATCCTCCGGCGCCACGGCCAAGGCCGTGATCAGCGAGATCCAGAGCCGAATGACCACCTCCGGCGGGCACATCCGTGAGCTGGGCGATACGAGCAAGGCCTTGCAGGAGGCGATGGCCCTCTACAAGGCGATCCAAAAGGACGGCATCAGGCTGGCCGGGCTCAAATCGGTGATTGCGGCGATCCAGGCCGAGCACCTCGCGCTGGCCAGCATCGGCGTCCTGAAGGCCATCGTCGAACTGCTCGCCCAGGGCAGCGGCTCGCGCGGCTCGCACCTGGTCCTGGCCCCCGACGGTGTGGAAATCCACGCCGACGTAATCGACCAGGCGACCGGGGCCCCGCTGCGATTCAAGCCGGAGAACGAGAAACTCCGCAAGTCGATCCTGCGAATCGAGCTCGATCCGAAGGCCGGCGACCTGTTCAAGTGCACCACGGTGACACCGCGACCGGTGCCGACCGAGCGCAAGGCGTTCGAGCCGGCATGGCAGGACTATCGCGAAGGCAAGATCTACCAGGCGTAACCAACCGGAGAAAGGAGCGGCCCGATGGCTGGACTCGACCTGAGACCCGCATCCGAGTGCAAATACGACATCCTCTCGCTGGGCGAGATCATGATCCGCCTCGACCCGGGCGAGGAACGCATCCACACGACGCGCCACTTCCGCGTCTGGGAAGGCGGCGGCGAATACAACGTCGCCCGCGGCCTGAAACGCTGCTTCGGCAAGCGCGCCGCGGTCGTCACCGCCGCCGTGGACAACCCCGTCGGCCGCCTGCTCGAAGATCTGATCTTTCAGGGCGGCGTGAGCACCGAATACATTCGCTGGGTGCCGTACGATGGGATCGGACGCAAGGTGCGCGTGGGTCTGAACTTCACCGAGCGGGGCTTCGGCGTCCGCGCCGCCATCGGGTGCAGCGACCGCGCCCACAGCGCCGCGTCGCAGTTGACCAAGAGCGATATCGACTGGGACGCGATCTTCGGCCGCGACGGCATCCGCTGGTTCCATACCGGCGGCATCTTTGCCGGCCTTTCGGAGACGACGCGCGACGTGATCCTCGAAGCGGTCACCGCCGCCAAGAGGCATGGCACCATCGTCTCGTACGATCTGAACTTCCGCAACTCGCTGTGGAAGGACATCGGCGGACAGGCCAAGGCCCGCGAGGTGAACCGGGCCATCGCCTCGCACGTCGATGTGATGATCGGCAACGAGGAGGACTTCACCGCCGCGCTCGGCTTCGAGGTCAAGGGCCTGGACAAGAGCTTCAGCAAGCTCGATCCGACGAACTTCAAAAAGATGATCGAAGCGGCGGTCCAGGAGTTCCCCAACTTCAAGGCGGTCGCCACCACGCTGCGGAACGCCAGGACGGCCTCGGTCAACGACTGGGGGGCGGTGCTCTACATGGACGGGCAGTTCCACGACGCGATCCTGCGCGAGGGCCTGGAGATATACGACCGCGTCGGCGGCGGCGACAGTTTCGCCTCGGGCCTGATCTACGGCCTGATGGAAGGCAAGAGCCCGAGCGAGGCGGTCAACTACGGCGCCGCGCACGGGGCGCTGGCGATGACCACGCCGGGCGATACGACGACCGCCAGCCTGGCCGAAGTCGAGAAAGTCATGAAGGGCAGCGGCGCTCGCGTCGACCGATAAGGAGAATCATCCTACGATCCCACAAGCAGTCAAATGGATGGATGGCACCGACGGGGTGCTGGAACTGATCGATCAGCGGCGTCTGCCGGGTGAGTTCATCACGCTGCTGGTGCGCGACACGAGACGACTGCACGAAGCGATCCGAACGCTGGCCGTGCGGGGCGCGCCGGCCATCGGGGTCGCCGCCGCCTATGGACCGGTCCTGGCCCTCCAATCGCTCGGTGCGAATGCGACGACCGTGGACGGCCTGAAGGCCATCGTCGAGGCGTGCGACTTTCTGGCCACGTCGCGGCCGACGGCGGTGAATCTCTTCTGGGCCCTCGACCGCATCCGCCACAAGGCGCAGAAGGTCTGCCAGCATCCACAGCTTACACTGGGCGAGCTTCACGAGGCGATCCTGGCCGAGGCCAACGCGATTCGCGCCGAGGACATCGAGATGTGCCGGGCGATCGGCCGGCACGGCGAGGCGCTGATTCGCGAGGGGGCGGGCGTGCTGACGCACTGCAACGCGGGAGCCTTGGCCACCGCCGGACAGGGAACCGCGCTGTCCGTGATGTTCGAGGCGCAGAAGAAGGGCCGCTCGTTCAAGGTCTACGCCGACGAGACCCGGCCGCTCTTGCAGGGGGCCCGCCTGACCGCGTGGGAATTGCAGCAGGCCGGCATCGACGTGACGGTGATCTGCGACAACATGGCCGGATGGCTGATGAAGAAAGGCAGGATCGACCTGATCATCACCGGCGCCGACCGCATCGCCGCCAACGGCGATGCCGCCAACAAGATCGGCACCTACAGCCTCAGCGTCCTGGCCAAACAGCACGGGGTCCCGTTCTACATTGCGGCCCCATCGAGCACGTTCGACCTGAGCATCGCCGGCGGCGCCGAAATCCCTATCGAGCAGAGGGAATCCCGTGAAGTGACCCATCTCGGCGGCACGGCCACGGCCCCGGAAGGCGTCGCCGTCTACAATCCCGCTTTCGACGTGACCGACGCGCAGAACATCACCGCCATCATCACGGAAAAAGGCGTAGTCGAGAACCCGGACACCGCGCGCATCCGGGAACTGCTGACGGAACGGTAGAGCCGAACGGCCCGCTCGCGACCGCCGCGCTACGCGACGGCTACGACTTCCTTGACCTCGGGCACCTTCTCTTTCAGGATGCGTTCGATGCCCATCTTCATCGTCATCGCCGCACCGGGACAACCCTGACAGGCCCCCTGCAAGCGGACCTGCACGGTCTTGTCGTCGTTGACGCCCACCAGTTGAACGTCGCCGCCGTGGCCCTGCAGGGCCGGACGAACCATTTCGATGACCTCGGTCACCTTCTCCTCGAAACTTTTTTCGGCGCCGGCGCTGCCGGACGGACTTTCTTGCGACATATGACATCTCCATAGATAGAAGTTGCAGCCATTATAGTGGCGTTTCCCGGACCGTCCAACGCCTTTTTCACCTTACTCGGCCTCCGACGGCGGCGTTCGCGCCTTTTGGCAGCCGAAGCGAGCATTTCGCTTGACGCATCCGTGCGAGCCCCGCCCGCCGACCACGTCGCCAGAGGCAAGGCCCCACAGATTATCAGACATGCCGCCAGGCCGATCCAATTCGCCGCCCCCGCGCCACAAGAAGAGGCCGGCGGGCACGCCGGAATCTGCGAGAAACGTTCAACTCGCCCACCGTTTCGTTCGATAATAACTCCTGCTGTACAAGGAGATTCTCGGAACGACGGGATGGCATCATGCAGATTCGATACGTGATCTCAACCATGGTTTTCTGGTGGCGCGAGCATCCCCTCTCGTTCGAGCAGGAGTGCGAGTACCTCCGTTCGCTCGGCTTCGGCATCGAGTTGTGGCCGAGTCTCCGGGGGCAGAACGAGTGTCGATACGAACGGCGCAACTGGCCGCGACTGAAGGCCGCCACCGAGGGCATGCTCGTTTCCATGCGTTCCCGAACCGACCATCCCACGCTGGAGCAGTGGGAAGAGCAGATCCAGTGCGCGACCCTGCTCGGCGCCAACATCGTCACCGAGCTTCGCAGCCTCGGTATCCCTGACGGCCCCGACCTCAACGGGACGGGTTTTGCCGCCGAGGTGGTCAGGATGGCCGATGCCAACGGCGTGACCCTGTGCCTCGAAACCGGCCCGCTGCCGACCATGCTGCACGTCGCGAGGCAATTCGATTCGCTGCGATACTGCCTCGACACGGGGTTCGCCCACATCGATCGCAACCATTCGTTTGCGCAGTACGTCGATGCACTGGCGCCCCGGGTGATCCATCTGCACCTGACGGACAACTACGGCAGGACGGACGACCATGAACCGCCGGGCCTGCACGGCGGCATTCCGCGAGAGAACTGGGACTATCTCCTGGACGTCCTGGGCCGATACGACAACGACATCATCGGGTCGTTCGAGATGTGTCCCTGCATGCCGAGCGTCATGATTCGCCAGGCCAGCGAGTATGTCTTCGACGTCTTGAAGTGGCCGAATCGCCCGCAGAAGCAGGCGGGGCACGACCGTCTCACCTATCATCCGATGTAGCCGATCGCCTCCGAGCGACGGATCTGACTACGCCATCGCGCGTACCGGACCGGAACAGAGGCGATCGATATCGCGGGCGACGATCTCCGCAACGAGCTGCTCCAATCGGGCGGCATCCAGGGCCGACGGCTCGACGGCGCGTTCCGCTCGCAGAGCGACAACAGGCGGCGCTTGAATCTCTTTCGGCTCGGCCTGCACACTGCCCGGCGCCTTTCTCTTGCGGGCGGTCATTCGACGCTGCTCGGCCAGGATCTTTTCGCCGAGATCGAGAGTGGGGATATGGCCGGCCCCGTCAGCGACGAGGGTCGGAGGGCTCGCTTCCTTTCGAACGGCGTTTTGCTCGCGGGGCCGCTTCCACGGCTGAATCCGCGCCCCGGCCGGTTCGCCCGGCGCCGGTTCCCCGGCCGGCGGCGTCTTGCCGCGATCCTCATGGAACGGCGGAATCACGTCCATCGCACGAAGCACCTTCTCCACGTTGCTTCTCATTTTCCCTGTTTCGTTCACGATTCGAACAACCTCCTTGTCGCCGCCCCTGTCAGGCAGCCGCCGGGCCCAGCGAGTATTGCGTGAACCGGCTCAAGTCCAGTTCGCGGATCAGCGTGTTGACCTCTTCGACGCGGACGGCCCGGACGGCCTCGACGTCGTCTTCGACCGGGCGGTATTGCCCCAGGTACATCCAGTTGAAGCCCAGATCCACCAGGCGCCCCATCGGCAGTTCGTTCTTGATGACCAGCGAGCTGA
This genomic window from Anaerobaca lacustris contains:
- a CDS encoding sugar kinase, which gives rise to MAGLDLRPASECKYDILSLGEIMIRLDPGEERIHTTRHFRVWEGGGEYNVARGLKRCFGKRAAVVTAAVDNPVGRLLEDLIFQGGVSTEYIRWVPYDGIGRKVRVGLNFTERGFGVRAAIGCSDRAHSAASQLTKSDIDWDAIFGRDGIRWFHTGGIFAGLSETTRDVILEAVTAAKRHGTIVSYDLNFRNSLWKDIGGQAKAREVNRAIASHVDVMIGNEEDFTAALGFEVKGLDKSFSKLDPTNFKKMIEAAVQEFPNFKAVATTLRNARTASVNDWGAVLYMDGQFHDAILREGLEIYDRVGGGDSFASGLIYGLMEGKSPSEAVNYGAAHGALAMTTPGDTTTASLAEVEKVMKGSGARVDR
- a CDS encoding FAD-binding protein — protein: MKTRKIARQTIAVHSYNTIIVGAGAAGMNCAVHLYEFLTGKGVKDAQKRIAVITGGLKLGASRMSGSDKQTYYKQGTSPEIPDCAEEFAKTLLAGGCCHGDLALAEGISSLREFSHLVQAGVPFPTDAMGTFIGYKTDHDPAERATSAGPKTSRFMSECLQRQVQACGIEIFDKQEAAHLLTVGQGKAKRIAGLVTLQRSNVTDSDWGLSVFLAENVVLAAGGPGALYKTSVYPEGQIGIHGLAFQAGLAAENITESQFGLASIKFRWNVSGTYMQALPRLFSTDANGKDEREFLADFFPTMSKMATDIFLKGYQWPFDPQRIENHQSSLIDVLVFNETQKGRRVFMDFRKNPIGNASMKPFDIKDLEPEAYDYLDKAGAFQATPIKRLAHMNPLAIDIYKENGIDLYKEPLEIAVCAQHNNGGFAINKWWESSIARTFVIGEMAGSHGVKRPGGSALNAGQAGGLRAAEYIANVYGGNVPNYSKQQKEINDQVTSLVRKLNTWKESSGATAKAVISEIQSRMTTSGGHIRELGDTSKALQEAMALYKAIQKDGIRLAGLKSVIAAIQAEHLALASIGVLKAIVELLAQGSGSRGSHLVLAPDGVEIHADVIDQATGAPLRFKPENEKLRKSILRIELDPKAGDLFKCTTVTPRPVPTERKAFEPAWQDYREGKIYQA
- a CDS encoding 3-ketoacyl-ACP reductase — its product is MAERPVAIITGGSRGIGRGIALELARLGYDLMIAHFDFDEQGKPDENNAVEARKKAQTLGARCEAMRIDVSSAADRTKLVEATKSAFGCCHLLANNAGVAPTKRLDLLEATEESFDRVMNINLKGPYFLTQTVANWMIEQKKSDPEGSYRIVNTGSISAYTSSPARGEYCISKAAIGMMTMLYADRLAEYGIGVFEVRPGIIKTDMTKVVTAKYDKLIAEGITPIKRWGYPEDIGKAVGAIADGRLDFCTGQVINVDGGFHLRRL
- a CDS encoding NifU family protein encodes the protein MSQESPSGSAGAEKSFEEKVTEVIEMVRPALQGHGGDVQLVGVNDDKTVQVRLQGACQGCPGAAMTMKMGIERILKEKVPEVKEVVAVA
- a CDS encoding FAD-dependent oxidoreductase; translation: MSVHAAAQPRQWEFQLGTIEDLRNLSRRLGVNVEAVEDVSILAQPVAFDGLTIPNSLSVHAMEGCDGDALGRPSKLTVRRYERFGAGGVGLLWAEAIAVVPEARANPRQLWLHEGSKDAFAEMVRQARAKAAEANGKDHRPIMVAQLTHSGRYSKPDGVARPIIGQRDPYRDCLVPQWPPHAKGKSKLPDDYPLATDEYLDRLQDAYVEAARIAFEIGFDAVDIKACHGYLINELLACRSRPGKYGGSFENRTRLLVETVERVRSELGGKVVTRLGIYDAIPYPYGWAVDENDYTQPDLAEPKRLIGLLRDRGVKLIDITIANPYYNPHVGRPFNEPIVGGYPEPEHPLAGVARLVDVTSQMQKAYPDVAMVGTGYSWLRTLMANVGAANKAAGRVTIVGGGRMAFAYPDFARDIVRKGRMDPEKVCIGCSACTQIMRDGGRTGCVVRDHAVYGPIFRHGRMSDKDNLLRLAADCRKCQEPTCQLACPAGIEIPRFIDLFLDGKEREAYEVIRQANVFPEVCAWLCPVEQQCQGNCLQHFIGDGPLPIADIQRYLSEQANKHGWSKLRVPQEASGRKVAIIGAGPAGLACAARLLEAGHAVTIFDKSTAFGGMVESVIPADRQSQALTNELKAIFADVPADRMTLELGKELDGNHNLDAIMAQGFDAAFIGLGLPNATSVTETQLDGLWNAMDFLSEAKQPDALDLTGQSVGVIGGGNTAMDVAMTAKQLGAKDVYLIYRRSFKEMPAWGAERQRAIDEGVHFLILTQPLEYNGANGKLTGIRLCPTRLGDPDAGGRRRPESVTSSAYDLDMDLVVEAIGQSAAGDIERTLPGVEIANGLIQTNKGTLATSRAAVFAGGDLVRGPSTVVAAVTDGIQAARQIDRYLQSQG
- a CDS encoding sugar phosphate isomerase/epimerase family protein codes for the protein MQIRYVISTMVFWWREHPLSFEQECEYLRSLGFGIELWPSLRGQNECRYERRNWPRLKAATEGMLVSMRSRTDHPTLEQWEEQIQCATLLGANIVTELRSLGIPDGPDLNGTGFAAEVVRMADANGVTLCLETGPLPTMLHVARQFDSLRYCLDTGFAHIDRNHSFAQYVDALAPRVIHLHLTDNYGRTDDHEPPGLHGGIPRENWDYLLDVLGRYDNDIIGSFEMCPCMPSVMIRQASEYVFDVLKWPNRPQKQAGHDRLTYHPM
- the mtnA gene encoding S-methyl-5-thioribose-1-phosphate isomerase; this translates as MPQAVKWMDGTDGVLELIDQRRLPGEFITLLVRDTRRLHEAIRTLAVRGAPAIGVAAAYGPVLALQSLGANATTVDGLKAIVEACDFLATSRPTAVNLFWALDRIRHKAQKVCQHPQLTLGELHEAILAEANAIRAEDIEMCRAIGRHGEALIREGAGVLTHCNAGALATAGQGTALSVMFEAQKKGRSFKVYADETRPLLQGARLTAWELQQAGIDVTVICDNMAGWLMKKGRIDLIITGADRIAANGDAANKIGTYSLSVLAKQHGVPFYIAAPSSTFDLSIAGGAEIPIEQRESREVTHLGGTATAPEGVAVYNPAFDVTDAQNITAIITEKGVVENPDTARIRELLTER
- a CDS encoding bifunctional 4-hydroxy-2-oxoglutarate aldolase/2-dehydro-3-deoxy-phosphogluconate aldolase, whose protein sequence is MTLQATIATLLKDGFILVFNQDKLDIVKTAEALIAAGIYNMEVTCRIKKPLEKLSRLRKELPDFVAGAASLIDWPGMLDVYNAAHADDPLPTLQQVVDAGATYLVSAVNFSDAGFAQFSGKVPMIPGCGTATEIVSQYAKGANLCKVFPAKELGGPAYVKAVDPAIHKTISLVPTGGTNAGNIPDYIGAGVLVLGGSFSMIEKATLAKIVEEQDYKLLAQELTVVKALIDRLRKEKYPGLDFGGASVEQISRTTGRDFNVR
- a CDS encoding BNR-4 repeat-containing protein, with translation MSQMRVATLLALLIAMVASAAEGAEGAETTLTLNAKDTGYRGIWYMNQPLQNEYRYKYSGGLGTYCAKHRPFAVYCKEVEKTFFCFGGTPDGERANKTLLHMVSYYDHRTGMVPRPTILLDKRTTDAHDNPVISVDDEGTIWIFSTSHGTGRPSYIHCSARPYDVNEFVLVRATKIEQDKQVAMTNFSYMQAWHVRDSGFAAFFTRYNYPAARTACFMTSPDGVHWSAWQRLGAIDQGHYQIGIANESKAGTALNYHPRGKGLNWRTNLYYLETLDLGRSWRAADGTDVAVPLTEPQNAALVYDYEKEGSLVYLKDIRFDGSGHPVILFLTSRGFEAGPENDPRTWHTARWTGQAWTIRTCFTSDNNYDMGSLYLETDRAWRIVAPTETGPQPYNPGGEIVMWHTTDQGATWRKIRQLTKDSPFNHTYAREPVNVHDDFYALWADGHGRRPSESSIYFCDRAGNVYRLPRVMAAEFVKPEKIN